CAGGTTGCAGCGGCTGCCGACCGGTTTGATCAGCAGGGAAAACGGTTTCAATCCGACCTGCACCGGCAGTCCTTTCCTCCACTGTCACCTGGCCCGGCCATCCCGGCCGGCCTGTCCCTTGTTACACCCCGCAGCTCATGATGTGTCGCCGCGGGGTACGAACCCTTACTGTCTGAACCGCTGGCCGGAGTAACTATAAAACCATTTCCGGGCCGGGTAAAGGGCTTTAGTCCGTCCGTGGCCCGGCCCGGTGCGTGAAAAGCGTTTGAATACAAAGAATAAGGCGGATTGGCGCTGGGGGGACGGCTCGTGCGGGCGTCTAAGAGATGACTTGTTTGCTTTTGCCGGAGAGCGCAGAAAAGACCGCGGATTTCAGCTCATCCGAAACATAGGGCTTGAAAACCGCTCCGCGGAAACCGAAAGCGGTGCAATCGGCGATCACCTCATCGTTGGAGTACCCGCTGGAGACCAGGGCCCGTACATTCGGGTCCAGCTCGTGCAGGTGGGCCACGGTCTGACGGCCGCCCATGCCGCCGGGCACTGTCAGGTCCAGTATCACCAGGTCGAACGGCCGCCCGTCCCGCAGCGAGCTGCCGTACATGCGGACCGCCTCCTCCCCGTCGCAGGCGGTCTCGACCTCCAGGCCGAACCGGGTCAGGATGCGCAGGGTGATGTTCCGCACCGCCTGGTCATCATCCATCACCAGCACCCGTCCGCTGAGCGTGGCCGGGGCAGTCCGGACCGGGCCGGACTCGGCCGGTTTCGCGTGTACTGCCGGCAGGAGGATGTGGAATGCCGCTCCGCCGCCGTTGCCCGATTCCACCTCGATCCGGCCCCCGTGGCGCCGGATGATCGAATAGGCGGTGGTCAGGCCCAGGCCGTTGCCCTTGGGCTTGGTGCTGAAATAGGGGTCGAAAATCTTTTTCTGCAGCTCCGGGCTGATCCCCGGCCCCTGGTCTTTGATCGAGATGCGGATGTAGTCCCCGCTCGGAAGCTCCGTTTCCGCATCCTCCGCCAGGCTGACATTCTCCGCCCGCACGGTTATCACCCCGCCGTCGGTCATGGCCTGGTGGGCGTTGATCAGGATGTTGTTGAGCACCTGGCTGATCTGCCCGGGGTCGGCCTCGATGGGCCAGAGGTCCGGCGCCAGGAGGGTTGTGCACTTGGAGCTGGAGCCGGTGAGCGAGAATCCCACCGACTCGCGGATCAATATGTCCGGTGCAAGGACTTTCTTGACCGGAGCTCCGCCACGCGAGAAAGTGAGCAGCTGCTGGGTCAGGTCCCGGGCCCGGCGGCTGGCTTTCTCGGCATCGGCCAGGATTTCGAGCGGGTTCACCCCGCTGACCGCGGAGCCTGGACCGGACAGGCATTCGCGCGCCAGGGAGATGTTGCCCAGGATGGCGGTGAGGAAATTGTTGAAATCGTGGGCGATGCCCCCGGCCAGCACCCCGATCGATTCGATCTTGGCAATCTTGGCCTGTTCCTCCTGCATGCGCTTGATCTCGGTGATGTCGCGCGCCAGGCCGATCAGGCCAAGGACCTCGCCCGCGGCCCCGAAATACGGGGTCTTGAGCGTATCCACCAGAAACGGCCTGCCCTCGGAGTTCTCGACCAGTTCCTCAATCCGCAGGGGACGGCCGTCCCGGATGACCTGCGAGTCCTGCTCGCGGAAAGCATCCGCCTGCTCCGGCGGGAACAGGTCGTAGTCCGTGGAGCCGACGATCTGGTCGCTGCTGCGCCCGACGAAACGGCAGAGGGACTCGTTGCAGTCAAGGTAGCGGCCCTCCAGGTCCTTGTAGAATATCAGGTCCTGCACCGAGTCTATCAGCCCCTTGAGCAGCGAATGCGCTTTCTGTGTCTCGGCCTCGGCCAGCTCGCGCTCGCGCACCTGCTCCTTGAGTTTCAGGTTGCTGAAACCAACCTCGGAGAGCATTTCCGCCACCATGGAAAGATAGCTCAGGTACTTTTCCACGGTCTCGCGCGACAGCACCGGGACTTTTTTCAGGGCCTGGAGATAATCCTCGGAATCGAAACCGTAACGTTCGGCCTGGCTGCGGAAAAACTCGGGATCGGGTGGATTGTCGGTGAAGAATAGCTGACCCGAGAAAAAAGTCGCCACGTGCTCGCCCTGGATGCGGATTGGTATGGCGATGTCCCAGAGGCCGTTCTTGCAGCGGTAGGTGACACAGCCGCTGTCCTTAAGTCGGCTCTTGATATAGGCGTCGCTTTCGCGGCAGTGCTTGGCGGTCACGCTGTGGCAGCGATGGTAATGGGTGCAGATACGCTGCCAGCCGGTGGCGATCAGGATGTTTTCCTCGGTGTCCAGCACGGCCAGGGTGAGGCCGGTGGCCTCGCTGAACAGGTGCATCATCTGTTCCAGCCGGGTCAGGTCGACCAGCTCTGGGAAAGTGAATTTCGGCATCTGGCGGCACCGCTGAAAGGTTGGTCCATGCCCGAAAGCAATGTCCTTATCTCATTATATTTTAACACAAACCCCGATGCAAGTTCTTGGGAAAAATTGGGAAATCTTTTGTTGACAGACAATAAAATGCTACGGAATATTGTCGATGATTCAAACAAATTGCGAATATTGTCTGAAAAATATTTTGCACCGAACGCGCCAAATGCGCTCAAACGCTCCATCTTCGCTGGATTTATGGAGTAAGTGTTATTATAGTGGCGAGTGTGACTTTCAAACGCCGGCACTCGGCCGGACAACTTGCCACCACCCGTGCGGGGAGGGGAGAATGGGTAGTTTGAAGAAGCCTGAAATCCAGCAGTCCAGCGGCATGAGCCTCGACAGTTGTCGAGTTGACCTGACTAACCGCTGTACGTCCGATTCGCTTGTCCTGCGCCTCAGGGGAGAAAACGGCACCAAGATCGTACCGCGCTGCACCTTCTATCCCAAGGTGGACACCACTGTCAGCCGCCAGGGTTTCAAAGCCGACAGCAGTATCGCCTCCCTCAGCCGGGACAGCCTTCTGCTGGGCGATTCCACGGCCTGGCAAAACCTGAAAATCAATCCGGGCGGGCAGATTGCGAGCGGGGTGCTGGAGGTGCTGTTTGACATAAGCGGCCCGGCCGGGACAGAGCAGAGGAAACACCGGATCGATATCAAGGCCACCGAGGCGGAGGTGTTCCGCGGCGAGACCCCAGCCAGCAAAATAAATGTGGAGCTTCGGTACAAATCCGATGCGACACAATTCTACGAGCAGGTGGCGCCCAACCTGGTGAAGTTCCGCGGCCCGGCCGGCTGCAAGGTCTACCTGAACCTGAGTTTCAACGGTCAAAGCTGCGGTCACAACCACCATCTCGACAAACCCAACGTGAAAGCCACCGGGAGCTTTAGTATGTTCAAGTCTAACGGAGAATCCGTTTTCACGCTGGACGGCGGCCGGGGCGGGGTGAGTGTGGACTACACCAGCTACGGGGTGTGCGGGGACGTGACAGTCACGGCGCGGTTCGTGCATCCCAAGTACGGGCAACTGGCCGAGAAGAGCTTCACGATATTCGTACGGTACAAGGGCAAGCTGGAACCTTTGCCTCCATCCGATAATTATGTGTTGGCCGGAGGAAAACCGTTAGTGAAGGAGCATCCGGATAACCACTACGGCACGCCCCAACTGATCGAGTCGATAACAGCGCTGGCCGAAGAGTATGTTCGCGCCTACAAGGCGGGGACATTCGACATCCTCAAGCCGAGAAGCGCCACTTTCAGTAAGCCCGACCCTCAGAAACAGAGGGAATTGTTGAATGTTCCTTTCAAGCCGAAGAGTCTGAAGGAAGAGGATTTATTCGAACGGGTCAAACCGGCGCAGAAGATACTGGAGATCAACGATATGAGCCTGGTCTGCGGCGGGCGCTTTGACTGCGGCTGCAACAGCGAAGAAAACCCGAAGCCTTTCGAGAATCCACACAATACGCACATGTTCGGGGAACAGGTGGATATAAATTATACGAGACAGTCACAGGAGCAGAGAGACTGGTTCGCAAGAAACGCCGTGCGATTTTTTTCGCATGTTGATATACACCCCATAGAAGGTAAAGGCACAAAGCATTGGCACTGTTCAGGTCCGGCTAATCGGGACAGTTGAGGGCTTTCCATACGCCTTCTTCCCTGTAATAAACGCTGTAACAATGGTAGGACTCGATTCCACCGGAAAATACTGCAGCGTGCAGTAGTTCCGGGTGGATTATGCCCTGGTATACGTTGAGCTCTTCCGGTTTAACGATTTCGAGGATGCGGGAAAAGCCGGCCAGAATGTCGGTTAGTCCATCCGTCATGTAGGCCAGGAAATCCATGTTTTTCCCGGAACCGAACAGTTCCGTTCCGGTCGTGTCTCCGGCCGGGAAAAAGGCGATGGATGAAACCTCGTCCTTAAGCACCAGGACAATCCAGTCTTTCTGGCCCGGCCGGCTGAATTCGCCGCAGAGGATGTTGTACTGGTCGTTCGGTTCGAGAACCAGCCATTGTTCCGGCAGTGGAATGGTGTAGCCGTGACTGTCGATCCATTCCGCAATCCCTTTCGGGAGCCTGGCAAAGGCCGAGGCCGGGTGGCCGGGCACCTCCCTGGCCACGGCCTCCCAG
The sequence above is drawn from the bacterium genome and encodes:
- a CDS encoding PocR ligand-binding domain-containing protein, which encodes MPKFTFPELVDLTRLEQMMHLFSEATGLTLAVLDTEENILIATGWQRICTHYHRCHSVTAKHCRESDAYIKSRLKDSGCVTYRCKNGLWDIAIPIRIQGEHVATFFSGQLFFTDNPPDPEFFRSQAERYGFDSEDYLQALKKVPVLSRETVEKYLSYLSMVAEMLSEVGFSNLKLKEQVRERELAEAETQKAHSLLKGLIDSVQDLIFYKDLEGRYLDCNESLCRFVGRSSDQIVGSTDYDLFPPEQADAFREQDSQVIRDGRPLRIEELVENSEGRPFLVDTLKTPYFGAAGEVLGLIGLARDITEIKRMQEEQAKIAKIESIGVLAGGIAHDFNNFLTAILGNISLARECLSGPGSAVSGVNPLEILADAEKASRRARDLTQQLLTFSRGGAPVKKVLAPDILIRESVGFSLTGSSSKCTTLLAPDLWPIEADPGQISQVLNNILINAHQAMTDGGVITVRAENVSLAEDAETELPSGDYIRISIKDQGPGISPELQKKIFDPYFSTKPKGNGLGLTTAYSIIRRHGGRIEVESGNGGGAAFHILLPAVHAKPAESGPVRTAPATLSGRVLVMDDDQAVRNITLRILTRFGLEVETACDGEEAVRMYGSSLRDGRPFDLVILDLTVPGGMGGRQTVAHLHELDPNVRALVSSGYSNDEVIADCTAFGFRGAVFKPYVSDELKSAVFSALSGKSKQVIS